A single region of the Arthrobacter sp. V1I7 genome encodes:
- a CDS encoding thiamine pyrophosphate-dependent dehydrogenase E1 component subunit alpha, with translation MTISADHTAQHPAAENPAPGATAAAQAETSDRTPEDAATEAVRKLGITVEDYMLPARHQIQMVGPDGTLNPHTEQGAQPGHEYSLPGDDELIAAYEQLVVGRRVNDQNSALVRQGRMAVYPSSHGQEACQVAAALCLSDGDWMFPTYRDSVAVMARGVDPVQTMTLFRGDWHSGYDPARHKVGIQCTPLTTQLLHGVGVAHAAKLRGEDTVVLAMCGDGATSEGDFHEALNFAAVFHLPVVFFVQNNQYAISVPLAHQSVAPSLAHKAVGYGMAGERVDGNDVVALLAVLGRAVKLAREGSGPLLVEAHTYRMQAHTNADDASRYRQDSEVAQWVAKDPLSRMKTYLTDRGLLDDDRSASIAENAETVATQLREGLGEEVPVEPQDLFKYVFSTPTPQLKEQSALLADELSREEAAK, from the coding sequence ATGACGATCTCCGCAGACCACACTGCGCAGCACCCGGCCGCTGAGAACCCGGCTCCCGGCGCGACGGCGGCGGCCCAGGCCGAAACGTCGGACAGGACGCCGGAAGACGCCGCCACCGAGGCCGTCCGCAAGCTCGGCATCACGGTCGAGGATTATATGCTCCCGGCCAGGCACCAGATCCAGATGGTGGGTCCGGACGGCACCCTGAACCCCCATACCGAGCAGGGCGCCCAGCCCGGCCACGAGTACAGCCTCCCCGGCGATGACGAACTCATCGCCGCTTACGAGCAGCTCGTCGTCGGACGCCGGGTCAATGACCAGAACTCCGCCCTCGTCCGGCAGGGCCGGATGGCCGTTTACCCCTCCAGCCACGGCCAGGAAGCCTGTCAGGTCGCCGCGGCGCTCTGCCTCTCCGACGGCGACTGGATGTTCCCCACGTACCGCGACTCGGTGGCCGTGATGGCCCGCGGTGTGGACCCCGTCCAGACCATGACGCTGTTCCGGGGCGACTGGCACAGCGGCTACGACCCCGCCAGGCACAAGGTCGGAATCCAGTGCACGCCGCTGACCACACAGTTGCTCCACGGCGTCGGTGTGGCCCACGCCGCCAAGCTGCGCGGCGAGGACACCGTGGTCCTGGCCATGTGTGGCGACGGCGCCACGAGCGAGGGTGACTTCCATGAGGCACTGAACTTCGCCGCCGTATTCCACCTGCCCGTGGTCTTCTTCGTCCAGAACAACCAGTACGCGATCTCGGTGCCGCTGGCGCACCAGTCCGTCGCGCCGTCGCTCGCGCACAAGGCCGTGGGCTACGGCATGGCCGGTGAACGCGTGGACGGCAACGACGTCGTGGCCCTGCTCGCCGTGCTGGGCCGCGCCGTCAAGCTCGCCCGCGAAGGCTCCGGCCCGCTGCTCGTCGAGGCCCACACCTACCGGATGCAGGCCCACACCAACGCCGACGACGCCAGCCGCTACCGCCAGGACAGCGAAGTCGCGCAGTGGGTGGCCAAAGACCCGCTCAGCCGGATGAAGACCTACCTGACGGACCGCGGGCTGCTCGACGACGACCGCTCCGCTTCGATCGCCGAGAACGCCGAAACCGTTGCCACACAGCTCCGCGAAGGCCTGGGCGAGGAGGTCCCGGTGGAGCCCCAGGACCTCTTCAAATACGTCTTCTCCACGCCGACCCCGCAACTGAAGGAACAGTCCGCCCTGCTCGCCGACGAGCTCTCCCGGGAAGAGGCAGCGAAATGA
- a CDS encoding MBL fold metallo-hydrolase, which produces MSRWLEVGPDNYVLTTQGSLLNTGLVVGTERAMVIDTGGGPRQGREILAAVREKTALPLVVVNTHAHYDHFFGNAVFADDGVSEFWAHEACAAEIEENGDGQRRAVAAEEPEMAAGEGSDVELVVPNAIVKDQPVLVDLGGQAVTLFYLGRGHTDGDLLVGTATTLYAGDLVEQGSHPSFEDSYPEEWAGALRHVSALRHRYEFLVPGHGAPCSDQFVKTMADTMGTAVRQAIQATRETPDDATKAIPILPYGPEQSRWFIKRLQETRAHH; this is translated from the coding sequence ATGTCACGATGGCTCGAGGTCGGTCCGGACAACTACGTTCTGACAACCCAAGGATCCCTGCTCAACACAGGCCTGGTGGTCGGCACCGAACGCGCCATGGTGATCGACACCGGCGGCGGCCCCAGGCAGGGACGCGAGATTCTGGCCGCCGTGCGGGAGAAGACCGCGCTTCCCCTCGTCGTCGTCAACACGCACGCGCACTATGACCACTTCTTTGGCAACGCTGTTTTTGCCGACGACGGCGTGTCTGAGTTCTGGGCGCACGAGGCCTGCGCCGCGGAGATCGAAGAGAACGGGGACGGCCAGCGCCGCGCCGTTGCCGCCGAGGAACCGGAGATGGCCGCCGGTGAAGGCAGCGACGTCGAACTCGTGGTTCCGAACGCCATCGTCAAGGACCAGCCGGTCCTGGTGGACCTCGGCGGCCAGGCCGTCACCCTCTTCTACCTGGGCCGCGGTCACACCGACGGCGACCTTCTCGTTGGGACAGCCACGACACTGTATGCCGGTGACCTCGTGGAGCAGGGTTCGCACCCCTCGTTTGAGGACTCATACCCCGAGGAATGGGCGGGCGCCCTCCGGCACGTGTCCGCGCTGCGCCACCGTTACGAATTTCTGGTTCCCGGCCACGGAGCGCCCTGCAGCGACCAGTTCGTCAAGACCATGGCCGACACCATGGGCACCGCCGTGCGGCAGGCGATCCAGGCCACCCGGGAAACCCCCGACGACGCCACCAAGGCAATCCCGATCCTTCCCTATGGCCCGGAGCAGTCACGTTGGTTCATCAAGCGGCTGCAGGAGACGCGGGCGCACCACTGA
- a CDS encoding glycosyltransferase family 4 protein — translation MPDGVEVKRLRHYIPRRPTGFRRILLELTFGLRVVAARWDRPDVVLVSPALISTGLAAMRARLSRKRTPCLIWVQDLYSRGVVETSMATGPFARLAIRLESSILGSADGVVAIHERFRTYITDTLGISGREVRVIRNWTHLPPAPATGQQDLRERLGWKDHETIVLHAGNMGKKQGLENVVAAARLAEAGNSAVRFVLMGDGNQRPALELAAAGIGNISFVDSLPDAEFQTALTAADVLLVNELRGVREMSVPSKLTSYFNAGVPVLAATDPGSVTAEEIVSAAAGVRVDADNPAALVAAAEALGSDESFSRELGENGLKFRQLTLSEATAMAKFGDFIHSFIPAGRLTRILHRSSVGVLMAAERLACCLGGFRAPSTVPCAGVGAGFHVPVMAVCLLAVMGLVPGVRSA, via the coding sequence ATCCCTGATGGGGTCGAAGTAAAAAGACTCCGGCACTATATTCCACGAAGGCCTACCGGTTTCCGAAGAATTCTTCTGGAATTGACTTTCGGGTTGCGGGTCGTGGCCGCCCGCTGGGACAGGCCCGACGTAGTACTGGTCAGCCCTGCCCTCATCTCCACAGGCCTTGCGGCCATGAGAGCCCGGCTTTCCAGGAAAAGGACCCCGTGCCTTATCTGGGTCCAGGACCTGTACAGCCGGGGCGTTGTGGAGACAAGCATGGCAACAGGGCCGTTCGCGCGCCTTGCCATCCGCCTCGAGTCTTCGATTCTGGGCAGTGCGGACGGTGTGGTGGCGATTCATGAACGGTTCCGCACCTACATCACCGACACCCTGGGTATTTCCGGCCGGGAAGTCCGCGTGATCCGGAACTGGACCCATCTCCCGCCGGCTCCGGCAACCGGGCAGCAGGATCTTCGGGAAAGACTCGGTTGGAAAGACCACGAGACGATCGTTCTTCACGCCGGGAACATGGGGAAGAAGCAGGGCCTGGAAAATGTCGTCGCGGCTGCCCGCCTGGCAGAAGCAGGCAACAGCGCCGTGCGGTTCGTCCTGATGGGGGATGGCAATCAGCGGCCGGCCCTGGAGCTGGCCGCAGCAGGAATAGGCAACATATCATTCGTTGATTCACTTCCTGACGCCGAGTTCCAAACAGCACTTACCGCCGCCGACGTCCTTCTGGTGAACGAACTCCGCGGCGTAAGGGAAATGTCGGTGCCGAGTAAACTCACTTCCTATTTCAACGCAGGCGTGCCGGTTCTCGCCGCGACGGACCCGGGCAGCGTTACGGCCGAAGAGATCGTCTCGGCAGCAGCCGGAGTGCGGGTCGATGCGGATAATCCAGCCGCATTGGTCGCGGCAGCCGAAGCGCTCGGCTCCGACGAGAGTTTCTCGAGGGAACTCGGGGAAAACGGGCTGAAATTCCGGCAGTTGACACTGTCCGAAGCCACGGCAATGGCCAAGTTCGGCGATTTTATCCACAGCTTTATACCGGCGGGCCGCCTAACCCGGATTTTGCATCGGTCGTCGGTCGGGGTGTTGATGGCGGCTGAGCGGCTGGCGTGTTGTCTGGGCGGATTCCGGGCACCCTCGACCGTCCCATGCGCCGGGGTTGGCGCGGGTTTCCACGTACCCGTGATGGCTGTCTGTCTGCTCGCAGTGATGGGGCTGGTTCCGGGCGTCAGGTCTGCATGA
- a CDS encoding GAF and ANTAR domain-containing protein, whose protein sequence is MTNNSPGDDAALQLQDLLLGTENVEDFLDQLAVFAAATLSRLIGAEVECGVTLQRRKRTMTVAGSSPRAVVLDRIEQRFGDGPCTEALRTKSVVLLPDVHADPRWPAYQLQLAGHGCRSTLGVPLEIGEDADAALNFFGSDTGLFTGEIIKEAAGFADLAGRSLRLAVRIGTARTRAEDLQAAMEHRTSIDLACGVVMAQNRCTQNEAMAILTKVSSNRNQKLRDVAADLLRNITNGEVRTHFEA, encoded by the coding sequence ATGACCAACAACAGCCCCGGGGACGACGCCGCCCTCCAGCTACAGGACCTCCTGTTGGGCACGGAAAACGTCGAGGACTTCCTCGACCAGCTCGCGGTCTTCGCGGCGGCCACGCTCAGCAGGCTCATCGGAGCCGAAGTTGAGTGCGGCGTCACGCTCCAGCGCCGGAAGCGGACGATGACCGTGGCAGGGAGCAGCCCGCGGGCGGTCGTGCTCGACCGGATCGAACAAAGATTCGGCGACGGACCGTGCACTGAGGCGCTCCGGACCAAGTCCGTGGTGCTGCTGCCCGATGTACACGCCGATCCCCGCTGGCCCGCTTACCAGCTGCAGCTCGCCGGCCATGGCTGCCGAAGCACGCTCGGCGTCCCGCTCGAAATCGGCGAGGATGCGGACGCCGCTTTGAACTTTTTCGGCTCGGACACCGGGCTCTTTACCGGGGAGATCATCAAGGAAGCCGCCGGCTTCGCCGACCTCGCGGGCCGGTCGCTGCGGCTCGCCGTCCGGATCGGGACGGCCCGGACCCGCGCCGAGGATCTGCAGGCCGCGATGGAACACCGCACCTCGATCGATCTGGCCTGCGGCGTCGTCATGGCCCAGAACCGCTGCACCCAGAATGAGGCCATGGCAATCCTGACCAAGGTCTCCAGCAACCGGAACCAGAAGCTCCGGGATGTTGCCGCCGACCTCCTGCGGAACATCACCAACGGCGAGGTCCGGACCCACTTCGAGGCGTGA
- a CDS encoding Lrp/AsnC family transcriptional regulator — protein sequence MAEAEQAAVPLDDVDRAIVAELTRDGRMSVTQVAENVHISRAHAYTRIARLTGEGVLTKFTALVDPIKAGLKSSAYVTLKVRQHSWRELRELLRAIPEVHHIALVGGDFDVILLVRAVDNIDLRRVIFDQLQSMPGVLDTQTFLVFEDLDTR from the coding sequence ATGGCGGAGGCGGAGCAGGCGGCAGTGCCGCTGGACGACGTGGACCGGGCCATCGTTGCGGAGCTGACCCGGGACGGCAGGATGTCGGTGACGCAGGTGGCGGAAAACGTCCACATCTCGCGTGCGCACGCCTACACCCGGATCGCCCGGCTGACCGGCGAAGGGGTCCTGACCAAGTTCACGGCGCTCGTGGACCCCATCAAAGCAGGGCTGAAGTCATCGGCGTACGTGACCCTCAAGGTCCGCCAGCATTCCTGGCGCGAACTGCGGGAGCTGCTCCGGGCCATCCCCGAAGTGCATCACATCGCCCTCGTGGGCGGGGACTTCGACGTCATCCTGCTGGTCCGCGCCGTGGACAACATCGACCTGCGCCGCGTCATCTTCGACCAGCTCCAGTCAATGCCAGGGGTGCTCGACACCCAGACCTTCCTCGTCTTTGAAGACCTCGATACGCGATAG
- a CDS encoding alpha-ketoacid dehydrogenase subunit beta has translation MSPTITTSSEANGNVSAATARAAATAAGAAAQHTEPTGPQSITLAKALNTAMVDAMHADPSVLVFGEDVGMLGGVFRITDGLTRTFGTSRCFDTPLAESGIVGMAVGMAMNGMRPVIEMQFDAFAYPAFEQIVSHVAKMHNRTKGAVKLPMVIRVPYAGGIGGVEHHCDSSEAYYAHTAGLKVFTPATVADGYRMLREAIDSDDPVMFMEPKKLYWSKDQVDLDALRAEHAANTERGTSSEGRAAVARPGTDATLIAYGPSVPTALAAAAAAAAEGRSLEVIDVRSIVPFDDETVCASVRKTGRAVVIAEAHGFASVASEIVARVQERCFHHLAAPIRRVTGFDVPYPAPKLEHYYLPGVDRILDAVDDLQWED, from the coding sequence ATGAGCCCCACCATCACCACCTCCTCCGAGGCGAACGGCAACGTCAGCGCCGCCACGGCCCGGGCGGCCGCGACGGCCGCAGGCGCGGCTGCGCAACATACAGAACCGACCGGCCCGCAGTCCATCACGCTCGCCAAGGCGCTGAACACTGCCATGGTCGACGCCATGCACGCGGACCCCTCGGTCCTGGTCTTCGGCGAGGACGTCGGCATGCTCGGCGGCGTCTTCCGCATCACGGACGGGCTCACCAGGACCTTCGGCACGAGCCGCTGCTTCGACACCCCGCTGGCGGAATCCGGGATCGTCGGCATGGCGGTCGGCATGGCCATGAACGGCATGCGCCCGGTCATCGAGATGCAGTTCGACGCGTTCGCCTACCCGGCCTTCGAGCAGATCGTCAGCCACGTCGCCAAAATGCACAACCGCACTAAGGGGGCCGTCAAGCTGCCCATGGTCATCCGGGTTCCCTACGCCGGCGGGATCGGCGGAGTGGAGCACCACTGCGATTCCTCCGAGGCCTATTACGCCCACACCGCGGGGTTGAAGGTCTTCACCCCGGCCACCGTGGCGGACGGCTACCGGATGCTCCGCGAAGCCATCGACTCGGACGACCCGGTCATGTTCATGGAGCCCAAGAAGCTCTACTGGTCCAAGGACCAGGTGGATCTGGACGCGCTGCGGGCCGAGCATGCCGCGAACACCGAGCGCGGGACCTCGTCCGAGGGCCGTGCCGCCGTCGCCCGCCCCGGCACGGACGCAACGCTGATTGCCTACGGACCGTCCGTCCCGACGGCGCTCGCCGCAGCCGCTGCGGCCGCCGCGGAAGGGCGCTCGCTGGAAGTGATCGACGTCCGGTCGATCGTGCCGTTCGACGACGAAACAGTCTGCGCCTCGGTCCGCAAGACCGGCCGCGCCGTCGTCATTGCCGAGGCGCATGGCTTCGCGTCCGTGGCCTCCGAGATCGTCGCCCGGGTCCAGGAACGCTGTTTCCACCACCTCGCCGCGCCGATCCGCCGCGTCACCGGCTTCGATGTGCCCTACCCGGCGCCGAAACTCGAGCACTACTACCTGCCCGGCGTGGACCGCATCCTCGACGCCGTTGACGACCTCCAGTGGGAAGACTGA
- a CDS encoding IS1380 family transposase: MQKSTCVFPSVPVTFTGQSLVSHAGVKVLTGFMDALGFGALCEDRLGQFVPAGATHRPGRLVGSLAAMLAAGGEHVSDLDILRVSPGVFGQLPSNATVSRFFERTVTNPELFGYGIETLTRQLRSTAWEAAGNRNPALSATAADPLILDLDATLVASHSEKENVAGTYKGGYGFAPFIASCDYGAGNGTGEILACLLRTGNAGANSADDHIRVFETAVSGLPEGFFDETGALAGENVLVRTDSAGASRKFLWYLHSRNAQFSVSYPVPAAKAHMVDWINDKKNWQPALDQAGNDRTDAWVINATDIIPLTDYPPGTNLFLRAEPLHPGAQPTLLDIDGHRITAFLTNSPRWHGPFLDARHRARARCENRIKTLKNTGLGKLPFFDFAANQAWAWIAALASNLVSWLQLTALPAGDHAKGWDIKRWRYRLFATAGKIITRARKSYLLLPGTAPEHQLIHRLLEATASIAASLKNPTAIMQT; this comes from the coding sequence ATGCAAAAGTCTACCTGTGTTTTTCCGTCGGTTCCGGTCACTTTCACCGGCCAGTCGCTGGTCTCCCACGCCGGGGTGAAGGTCCTGACCGGTTTCATGGATGCCCTGGGTTTCGGGGCACTGTGCGAGGACCGGTTGGGCCAGTTCGTTCCCGCAGGCGCGACGCACCGGCCCGGCCGGCTGGTCGGTTCTCTGGCGGCGATGCTGGCCGCCGGAGGTGAACACGTGTCCGATCTGGACATCCTGCGGGTCTCACCGGGGGTCTTCGGCCAGCTGCCCTCGAACGCGACGGTGTCCCGGTTTTTCGAACGGACCGTGACGAACCCCGAGCTGTTCGGCTATGGCATCGAAACCCTCACCCGGCAACTGCGCTCCACGGCCTGGGAAGCGGCCGGGAACCGGAACCCGGCGTTGTCGGCGACAGCGGCGGATCCGCTCATCCTGGACCTGGACGCCACCCTCGTGGCCTCACACTCGGAGAAGGAAAACGTCGCCGGCACCTACAAGGGCGGCTACGGCTTCGCCCCCTTCATCGCGTCCTGTGACTACGGTGCCGGTAACGGCACCGGGGAAATCCTCGCCTGCCTGCTGCGGACCGGCAACGCCGGCGCGAACAGCGCCGATGACCACATCCGCGTCTTCGAGACCGCCGTGTCCGGCCTGCCCGAAGGATTCTTCGACGAGACCGGGGCGCTGGCCGGAGAGAACGTCCTGGTCCGCACCGACAGCGCCGGAGCCTCAAGGAAGTTCCTCTGGTACCTGCACAGCCGGAACGCCCAGTTCTCCGTCTCCTACCCCGTCCCCGCGGCCAAAGCCCACATGGTCGATTGGATCAACGACAAGAAGAACTGGCAGCCGGCCCTGGACCAGGCCGGCAACGACCGGACCGATGCCTGGGTCATCAACGCCACCGACATCATCCCGCTCACCGACTACCCGCCGGGAACGAACCTGTTCCTGCGCGCCGAGCCCCTGCACCCCGGCGCGCAACCGACGCTGCTGGACATCGACGGGCACCGGATCACCGCGTTCCTGACCAACTCACCGCGCTGGCACGGCCCGTTCCTTGACGCCAGACACCGCGCCCGGGCCCGGTGCGAAAACCGGATCAAGACCCTGAAAAACACCGGTCTGGGCAAGCTGCCGTTCTTCGACTTCGCCGCGAACCAGGCCTGGGCGTGGATCGCAGCCCTGGCCTCCAACCTCGTCTCCTGGCTCCAGCTCACCGCGCTCCCCGCCGGCGACCACGCCAAGGGATGGGACATCAAACGCTGGCGCTACCGGCTCTTCGCCACTGCAGGCAAGATCATCACCCGCGCCAGAAAGAGCTATCTCCTCCTGCCCGGAACGGCACCCGAACACCAACTGATCCACAGATTACTCGAAGCCACCGCAAGCATCGCGGCGAGCCTCAAGAACCCCACCGCCATCATGCAGACCTGA
- a CDS encoding MinD/ParA family protein yields MPEPVEDNTAATTDNAGQPETRRRRDLRRADGDDAARTGTMPVVNPPTSPAEPAVPKRRSSWAEAAEAADERNWSPDTGAAPVVRPVLGAPLPPAPETAPAVPAQPGRSTRTASRTAALATAPVPDFISSPGLFVREQKPKPVGGFRGALYQMTGGGINLGPSARQREEDELARRISRQLQGSYNTAVLSLKGGIGKTSTTVGVGLTLAEFRGDPPCAIDANPDSGDLVERALGEGLYQQQSPRTITDLLRNIESVDSLTALARYMHHAGRLHLIAGEQDPEVSDSLTAKEYLRIRKLVSGYYSVALTDCGTGVTHNAMSGILQSADNLIIAAGYAVSGAKRARSTLHWLASHGYEQLARNAVVVITDKDEVSSRVDKDAIEDHLSGICRQLIAVPHDRGVADGDLVTLDVLRPETRRAYREIAAAIVDGYV; encoded by the coding sequence ATGCCCGAACCGGTGGAAGACAATACAGCTGCCACTACTGACAACGCAGGGCAGCCTGAAACCCGCCGCCGACGCGACTTGCGTCGAGCCGACGGTGACGATGCTGCCCGGACAGGAACCATGCCGGTCGTCAATCCCCCCACCAGCCCCGCCGAACCCGCCGTCCCGAAGCGCCGCAGTTCGTGGGCCGAGGCCGCCGAAGCCGCCGACGAACGCAATTGGTCCCCCGACACCGGCGCCGCGCCCGTGGTCCGCCCGGTCCTCGGGGCTCCGTTGCCGCCCGCACCGGAGACAGCACCTGCCGTGCCCGCCCAGCCGGGCCGCTCGACCCGCACCGCCAGCCGGACCGCCGCTTTGGCGACCGCCCCGGTTCCCGACTTCATCAGCTCACCCGGACTCTTCGTCCGCGAGCAGAAGCCAAAGCCAGTCGGCGGCTTCCGCGGTGCCCTGTACCAGATGACCGGCGGCGGGATCAATCTCGGTCCGAGCGCGCGCCAGCGCGAAGAGGACGAACTCGCCCGGCGCATCTCCCGCCAGCTCCAAGGCAGCTACAACACCGCCGTCCTGAGCCTCAAGGGCGGCATCGGCAAGACCTCCACCACCGTCGGCGTCGGCCTGACCCTGGCGGAATTTCGTGGCGACCCGCCCTGCGCAATCGACGCGAACCCGGACTCCGGTGATCTCGTGGAGCGCGCGCTGGGCGAGGGCCTCTACCAGCAGCAGAGCCCGCGAACCATCACGGACCTGCTCCGTAACATCGAGTCGGTCGACTCCCTCACCGCCCTGGCACGGTACATGCACCACGCGGGCAGGCTCCACCTGATCGCCGGAGAACAGGATCCCGAGGTCTCAGACTCACTGACGGCCAAGGAGTACCTGCGGATCCGCAAACTCGTCTCCGGCTACTATTCGGTGGCCCTCACGGACTGCGGCACGGGCGTCACACACAACGCCATGAGCGGTATCCTGCAGTCCGCGGACAACCTCATCATCGCCGCCGGCTATGCCGTCAGCGGCGCCAAGCGGGCGCGCAGCACGCTGCACTGGCTGGCCAGCCACGGCTATGAGCAACTGGCGCGCAACGCCGTCGTCGTCATCACGGACAAGGACGAGGTTTCCTCCCGGGTAGACAAGGACGCGATCGAGGACCACCTGTCCGGAATTTGCCGCCAGCTGATCGCCGTCCCGCACGACCGCGGGGTGGCCGATGGCGACCTGGTCACCCTGGATGTGCTCCGTCCGGAAACGCGTCGCGCCTACCGGGAGATCGCCGCCGCGATCGTCGACGGCTACGTGTAG
- a CDS encoding dihydrolipoamide acetyltransferase family protein: protein MSETKVFLLPDLGEGLTEAELVNWLVAVGDEISVDQPIAEVETAKSMVEVPSPYAGTVAVLHGEPGQTLDVGKPLISVTPIGSAQGSSRGAAADDAAPAPSPDGIAASSMPSGSDSGPGLPNARKLASGPSSGSLDATPGAASSAPAGSAGTSPSADAQSPAAVGSPDAASSSPSTVAAQAYREEEKAGSGNVLIGYGTPGGNGVARRTRARRASVSRNLPEVSAAEKAADELLLMRTRVPGKLGAVISPLVRRMAREHGIDLGELQGSGASGLILRRDVEAAIKPSPVLGRPAVERPAVEPAAPSAIDSRTGLGITGRTAVRGVRKAVAANMARSRSEIPEATVWVDVDATVLVELRAALKKADPQHTPGLLAFIARFVTAGLKKFPELNTRIVTTEDVAGGTVQEIVAFDGVNLGFAAQTDRGLMVPSVRNADKLSARELDAEIRRLTAVVREGKATPAELGSGTFTLNNYGVFGVDGSAAIINHPEVGILGVGRIIDKPWVLNGELAVRKVTELTLTFDHRVCDGGTAAGFLRYVADAIENPGSALADM from the coding sequence ATGAGCGAAACGAAAGTATTCCTCCTCCCGGACCTCGGCGAAGGACTCACCGAAGCCGAGCTCGTCAACTGGCTCGTGGCCGTGGGCGACGAGATCAGCGTGGACCAGCCCATCGCCGAGGTGGAGACCGCCAAGTCCATGGTGGAGGTGCCCTCCCCGTACGCCGGCACCGTCGCCGTGCTGCACGGCGAGCCGGGCCAGACCCTCGACGTCGGCAAGCCGCTGATCTCGGTGACGCCTATCGGCTCCGCTCAGGGTTCTTCCCGCGGGGCCGCCGCGGATGATGCCGCCCCCGCCCCTTCGCCGGACGGCATCGCTGCAAGCAGCATGCCGTCCGGCTCCGACAGCGGCCCCGGACTTCCAAATGCTCGCAAGCTCGCATCGGGTCCCTCGTCCGGTTCCTTAGATGCCACTCCCGGGGCGGCATCATCCGCGCCGGCTGGGTCTGCGGGTACGTCGCCTTCCGCCGATGCTCAGTCGCCTGCGGCTGTCGGCTCACCTGATGCGGCTTCTTCCTCGCCTTCTACTGTCGCCGCCCAGGCCTACCGCGAGGAGGAGAAGGCCGGGTCCGGGAATGTGTTGATCGGGTACGGGACTCCGGGCGGGAATGGCGTTGCCCGGCGGACCCGGGCTCGCAGGGCTTCCGTGAGCCGGAACCTTCCTGAAGTGTCGGCCGCTGAGAAGGCTGCCGATGAGCTGTTGCTGATGCGGACCCGGGTGCCTGGGAAGCTGGGGGCGGTTATTTCTCCGCTGGTCCGGCGGATGGCGCGCGAGCATGGGATTGATTTGGGGGAACTCCAGGGGTCCGGGGCCAGCGGGCTCATTCTGCGGCGCGATGTCGAAGCCGCGATTAAACCGTCTCCGGTGCTTGGGCGCCCGGCGGTGGAGCGCCCGGCCGTGGAGCCTGCCGCGCCGTCCGCCATCGATTCCCGCACGGGTCTGGGCATCACCGGACGCACGGCCGTCAGGGGAGTGCGGAAGGCCGTTGCGGCCAACATGGCGCGCAGCCGTTCCGAGATCCCGGAAGCCACCGTCTGGGTGGACGTGGATGCCACGGTGCTCGTCGAGTTGCGTGCCGCCCTGAAGAAAGCGGATCCGCAGCACACGCCCGGACTGCTCGCCTTCATCGCCCGCTTCGTCACCGCGGGGCTGAAGAAGTTCCCGGAACTCAACACCCGGATTGTCACCACCGAAGACGTAGCGGGCGGCACGGTGCAGGAGATCGTAGCCTTCGACGGCGTCAACCTTGGCTTTGCGGCCCAGACCGACCGGGGCCTGATGGTGCCGTCGGTGCGCAACGCGGACAAGCTCAGCGCCCGTGAACTGGACGCCGAGATCCGCCGGCTCACCGCTGTCGTCCGCGAGGGCAAGGCGACCCCGGCGGAACTGGGCAGCGGCACTTTCACGCTGAACAACTACGGCGTCTTCGGGGTGGACGGCTCGGCCGCGATCATCAACCACCCCGAGGTGGGAATCCTCGGCGTCGGGCGGATCATCGACAAGCCGTGGGTGCTCAACGGCGAACTCGCGGTCCGAAAGGTCACGGAGCTGACCCTCACCTTCGATCACCGGGTCTGCGACGGTGGCACGGCAGCTGGCTTCCTCCGCTACGTCGCCGACGCGATCGAGAACCCGGGATCGGCGCTCGCGGACATGTGA